Genomic window (Roseivirga sp. 4D4):
AGCTAGCACCTCATCCACTATCAATATCTCAGGCTCCAAAAATGCTGCAACGGCAAAAGCCAAGCGTACCTTCATGCCAGAAGAATAACGCTTTACAGGAGTGTCTGCATACCGAGAGCATCCCGAAAAATCAATTATTTCCTCCAGTTTGGTTTTAATCTCGCCCTTGGTCATACCAAGTATAGCCCCGTTAAGAAAGATGTTTTCTCTCCCCGTTAATTCTGGGTGAAAACCAGTACCTACCTCTAGTAATGCTCCTATTCGTCCATTTGCCATGATTCGACCTGTAGTAGGACCTGTCACTTTTGAGAGAATCTTCAACAAAGTACTTTTGCCAGCCCCATTTTTACCAATAATGCCCAATACCTCTCCACGCCTAACTTCAAAGTTGATATCCTTTAATGACCATACGTAATCCGAATTTCCTTTCAGACTTCTGTCGTTAGTCTCTCCAATTTTTAGAAATGGATCCTCTTTCCCTCGAATTCTGGCCCACCATCTATTCAAATCATGGCTTATTGTACCAGTTCCTACCAAGCCCAAACGGTACTGCTTGGATAGATTCTCGACTTTAATTGAAGTGTTTGACATATTAGACTGATGTAGCTCTAGCTATCATAAAATCATACAGTATCCATAAAGTTCTTTTCGGTTCGATTGAAGATGGCCAAACCCAAAATAAATAAGGCAAGAGCAAATACTGTAGCATAGCCTAAATATAGGTAACTGAGTTGCCCTGAGCCCAAAAAGATAAACCGAAAAGTCTCAATAATAGGTGTCATAGGGTTGGCCAGTATAAAAACTTTATACTGCTCTGGAATGCTGGAGAGAGGATAAATTACCGGAGTCCCATACATAAGAAGTTGAACTCCAAAAGTGATTAAAAACTTAAGATCGCGATACTTTGTGGTAAGCGCTGAAAGGATGAAACCAAAGCCCAAACCCAAAAGCATCATAATCAAAACAAGCAAAGGAAATAGAAACAGTTCTTTTTGTATCCTTAACTCGAAACCTTCTACGAAAACAAAATAAGCGTAGAAACCAAAAAAGAGTACCAACTGAACACCGTATGTCACAAGGTTAGTGATGGTAGTAGAAATTGGCATTATGGCCCGTGGGAAATAAACTTTACCAAAAATTTGAGCATTTTTCGTAAAGGTCTCAGAGGTTTTGGTAAGAGAGTCAGAAAAGTACCTCCACGAAGTCACTCCAGCGAGGTAAAATAACACTTTGGGCAATCCATCTGTAGAAAGCCCTGCCACATTACCAAAAATCACAGTAAATGTGAGGGTGGTGAGAATTGGCTGAATAAAATACCAAAGAGGACCAAGTATGGTCTGCTTATATTGAGCCACAAGATCTCTTCTAACGAATAACAATAGCAGATCTTTATACCTTCTGATCTCCTTTATCTTTAGATCGAAGGTTGCCGATTTCGGCTCAATTATCGTATCCCAATCGGGGTGAATCAATTTTTGAAAAATTTAAATAGTGAACGTTTTTCGTTCAATTTCTCTTCATCAGAGTAATACCCCGAGCCGTAGCTACCGTAGCCGTAACCATAGCCATAGCCGTAACCATAACCATAGCCGTAACCATAACCATAGCCATAGCCTCTATTGACCTTGAAATCATTTAAAAGTAAAGTTGCATTCTTAACTAGATCTTTATTGGTAATATCATTTAAAAAGGGGAATACCTGCTTAGCTGTGTAATTCTGTCTGACAACAAAAATATTTAGGTCTGCCAAGGAAGTAAGGTTAAAAGTATCAGCCACTATACCTACAGGTGGAGTATCTATCACCACATGATCATAACTTTCTTTCAAATATGCTATCAAATCCCTGAGTTGATCTGAAATTAGGAGTTCAGCAGGATTCGGAGGTACCGGCCCCGCAGCTATTAAATCAAGATTCTCGTAATCAGTGGCCTGAATAATTTTTTCTCTACTAACGAAACCAGCCAAATAGTTCGAGACCCCAAAATCATTCGTAAGGCCAAAGTCATTGAATAACTTAGGCTTCCTTAGATCTAGGCCTATTAAAACGGTCTTCTTACCAGATAAAGCGAGCATCGAGGCAAGATTCAGAGAACAGAAGGATTTACCTTCCCCTGATGCATTTGAGGTAACTAGAATTGTCTTTATAGCCTTCTCGCGGCCAAAGAAGGCCATATTTGACCTGATTGCCCTAAAAGACTCCGACATGATTGATTTTGGGTGTTCTAAAATTGTCAAATTTCCATCGTATTTATTATGTCCTATCATTCCGATTATTGGAATTTGAGTATACTTCTCTATTTGTTTTCGGAATTCTATCTTATCATTCAACAATTCTCTTATGACCAAAAAGACTAATGGAATGGCCAAACCTAGACCAGCTCCTAGAACATAATTAAAAGGTTTATTTGGGAATATTGAACCTACATTACCGGTCGCTAAATCCACCACTTGGGCATTGGCCTCATTACTTGCTTTTGAAATACCGGACTCTGCTCTTTTCTCACTAAAGAAACTATACATACGCACATAGACATCATAAATTCTCTGAATATCACTGAGTCTGCGTTGCTTTTCGGGGTAGTTCTTGAAATCCGCATTTGATCTGAGAATCTCGGCATCTAAAATTTCAATTTCACTCCTAAGATCATTGATCTGTATCTCAGCGGTATTTCTTATCAAATTAACTAAACTTGTAATCTCAAAGTCCTTGGCCTTTACCAACTCATTAATTGGAGACAAGTTTTCTAGCAAGTCGTTTTTCTCAATTAGAAGCTGCTGTAGTCTACTGATATAACTGTTCAAATTTGTGTTTTGTGTTACAGAAATCGGTATGAAGACTTTTTGATAATTGGCAGTATCATTCAAAAACTCCAAGTTTTCTGATAAAGACCTTAAGGAAGCCTTGGCAATTTCTCTCTCTCCTTCAAGTCGAGTTAATTTGGCTAAGACTTTGTCACCGATGTTATCTAAAGTCAAAGTTTTCTCCTGAACTTTCACCTTATCTAATTGACCCTCATAAAGGGACAGCGTGTCATCCAAAACGTTGAGCTCACGATTGATATAATCTATCGTCTTATCAGCCAACTCATTCTTCCTGTCTAATTCCTGATCTCGATAAGCACTCATAATCTCATTAATAAACCTTGCTCCTTTTCTAGGTTCACTATGAGTTAATTTTAGGACGGCAATGGTGGTAAACTCTCTCAAAAAGGTCACATTTAACCTCTTATTCCACTCCTTGACTAGGCTTTCTTTATCGCGAAACCGAAATGTATAACTCTTACCTGTCAAAGAACTAGACTTATTAAAAAACATAGAAAAACTGTAGCCATCAGTTTCTATCAGACTATTTGGCGGATACAAGGTACTTTCTTCATGTCCATCATCATTAGCAAGTGTCAACCTAAATTGATTATTGTCATAAAAAGTGATAAGAAACTCGCGATTATATAGCTGACTGTGGTTTTCAGTCTTGATTATTTCAAAAGGCAATGTATTGTACTCTTCTATTGACTTAATTCGGCCCTTAGAAAAGTACTCGATATCAAAATCTAATGAGTCTATTGCCGCCCTTGTGATCCCCTCACTTCTCAAAACCTCCAACTCATTTAAAAAATTAGCCGCGAAACCACCACCAATGAAATCTTGCAGAAAGTTAGATGCTATATTAGGATTAGTCTCTGGAATTAAGATTGAACCTCTGACAGAAAATCGCTCAGTGGTGTACCTGTGGTAGGTGAACATTATAAGTAAACCCAGCAGAATCGAAATGAGTATTAATGGCCAATTTCGAACTACTTTGATCAGAATCAATATTGGGTCGATGGCTTGACTGGAACCTGAACTAGGCCCACTTTGGAAATCATCTAAAGAATCAAATTCGCTTGCCATTTTAGTTTGTCAATGTCTGTTATCGCGTCAAGACTCCAATGATAACAGCAGTACCTGATATCACACTAATGATAGTCGCGAAAGTCTGGAGTGCTGTCTCTCCAGTCCCTAACTCTCTTATTTTCAGGGGTGGTACATAGATAATATCATCGGGTTGAATGAAAAAGTATTCTGTATTAATAAACTCTCTTCCAGTCACATCAATCTCATGAATTCTAATCCCTTCTGGATATTGGCGTAGGATACTCACATGACTTCTATCTGCATTAATTGTAAGGTCTCCGGAAGCCGCGATAGCTTCAAGAAGATTCACTTCATACTGCCGAATCAGGTTTGGTCCAACACCATTTACCTCTCCATAAATCGTATAAGGAATACCGCTCAACTTTACACCCACTAAAATATCTGTAACACCATCTTTTTCTCTTATTTGTCGCTCAATTTCATATTTCAATTCTGAAGTAGTCAATCCTGAGGCTTTAACCCTGCCAAGAGCGTTAATTTCAATATTACCTTCCTTATCTACATTATAACCTGTTAAATAAGGATCGAGACCTCCTCCTGCTCCTGCTCCATTATTGCCCTGAGCATTTATACCTGAGTTTGGGCGAGCAAAAATTGGGTAGTACTTTTCAACAGCCTCTTCAACGCCACTATAAAAGTTGATCAATAAAATATCATTTGGTTGCAACCTATAGTCTATTCTTTTAAGTGCGATTAATGAATCGTTCACTAATTTTGGGTTTAATTCTTTATTCTGAAGGTATAGCACTTTTTCATTAGGAATACAGCCACTTGCTAGAAAAAGGATAAATAGGAAACCGACTACTAATTTTAGTTCAGATTTTTTCTTTGTCATTCAACTGAGTTTTGAGCTTTTTGGCCTAGTTCAAAGGCTTGCATACTCATTGTTAGAAAATCATTCATCTTATGCAGAGGAATCATATTTGGTCCGTCACTTAAAGCAACTTTTGGATCAGGGTGCGTCTCGATAAAGAACCCATCAACTCCTGCTGCGCCAGCCGCTCTAGCCAAGTACGGGGCAAACTCTTTTTGACCTCCAGAACTTCCACCAGCACCACCTGGTTGCTGAACGCTATGCGTGACATCAAAAATTACGGGAGCATATTGTCTCATAGTTGGCAGTGCTCTCATATCAACAACCAAATTGTGGTAACCAAAAGAAGCCCCTCTTTCTGTTAGGCAAACCTTGTCATTTCCTGTAGACTTGACCTTGTTGACTGCATACTGCATGTCTTCTGGCGCCATAAACTGTCCACGTTTAATTTTCACTGTTTTACCTGTCTCTCCTGCTGCTACCAATAAATCCGTTTGTCTGCATAAATAAGCCGGAATTTGCAATGCTTGCGCCACGTCACTCACAGGTTTTGCCTGATTAGGCTCGTGAATGTCGGTGACTATTGGAAGGTCAAATTCGCGTCTAATCCTGTCTAGTACGCTTAACCCTTCGTCCAACCCTACTGATCTGTATGAATTTACTGAAGTTCGGTTGGCTTTGTCAAATGATGCCTTAAATATATACTGAATATCCAGCCGTTCACAAGTTTCTTTAAGGCTTTCCGCAACCCTTGCGCATACGTCATAACTCTCGATTGCGCATGGCCCTGAGAACAAGACCATTTTACCTTTGCCAAGTGATATTTTGTCTGTTATCTGAAAGCCTTCCTTAAAAATCTCCATTGCTTGTTAAGTCATTGATTATTTGATCATAATAGCCTTGACTGTAGAGCACAAGGTCCGCCAATTCTCTTAAGACTCCTTTACCGCCCTCCACTTTTGTGATATGATCAACATATTTCTTTACTGCATTATGACCATCGGCTGGTGTGGTACTTAATCCACAGTTAACTAAGATTGGTAGATCGTTGATGTCGTCACCAACATAGGCCACCTCATCCTTTGACAACTTGAACTCGTCAAGTACTTTCTTGAATACGTCAACCTTGTTTTCGATTCCATGATGATGGAAATCAATCTTGAGTTCATTACATCGATTTCTGACCACTTGTGAATCACGGCCAGTGATTACTCCTGTGAGGATATTGAATTCTCTCAGGTACTTGATGATTTGTCCGTCCTTTACATTGAACCTTTTGTACTCCTGACCAGCATTATCATAGATAATACCCCCATCTGTCAGTACACCATCAACATCAAAGATGATTAGCTTAATTCGCTTTGCCTTTTCAAGAATTTCAGGCGAGATGTCCTTCATATTATGATTTAAACAAAAGTAAAAGGAAATTCCAGTTTGACCCAATAACAGACAATAGGATATCTTCATAATGTGTCGCTGCCGAATTTATTATATTAACGACTGTATCTCTTTCTCAGACCATGAAGCAATTTAAATTCATATTATCCTTAGTGTTGACTATTGCCATTTTCTATGGCATGGACAACAAGTTTGGATCCATCCCTCCTATCGGTAAATTCCTAAATCCTTATACTGGGGTTTGGCAAAATGAGACATCAACTGAGGGCTTTCAAGACCTACAAAATCTTGAAGGGCTTTCTCAGCCTGTTAATGTTCATTATGATCAAGCACTTATTCCTCACGTATTTGCTCAAAATGATCGGGACCTCTATCGGGCTCAAGGATATATAACGGCACAGCACAGACTCTGGCAATTGGAGTTTCAAACACATGCTTCAGCTGGGCGCTTATCTGAGATTGTAGGCAGTGCTGCTTTGGATTTTGATCGTGGGCAACGAAGAAAAGGGATGGTTTTCGGTGCTGAAAATGCCCTCAAAACGATGCAAGAGTTTCCAGAGCTAGTCAAAAACCTTGAAGCTTATAGAGATGGAGTCAATAGCTATATAGAAAACCTCTCTCCTGCCGACTACCCACTTGAATACAAGCTACTGGACTACCAGCCTGAACCATGGACATTGAAGAAGACGGCCTTACTGCTTATGTATATGACAGACATGTTGGCTGGGGGTGAATCTGATTTGGAATACACCAATTTTCTTAAGAAGTACGGTCAAGAAAGGTTTGACCTATTCTTTCCAGACTTTTATGATGTCAATGATCCTGTGATACCCTCTGAAAGAAATTGGGAGGATTTTGGGGAAGTTGAAGTGCCTGAAGTACCAGAGGGTGAGCTACCAAAAGAATATGTCTCTGGCCTGTTACCCAAACCACATCCTGACAATGGAAGCAATAACTGGGCGGTTGGACCAGACAAATCGTATTCTGGCAATCCCATCTTGGCCAATGATCCTCATTTGGGACTCAACCTTCCATCCATCTGGTATGCCATGCAACTCGCGACACCAGAAAAAAACACCTTCGGAGTAACTCTTCCTGGAGCGGCAGGCATAGTCATTGGGTTTAACAACGACATCTCTTGGGGGGTAACCAATGCTACTCGTGATGTAAAAGATTGGTACAAAATCAATTTTGAAGACGAATCAAGAGACAGATATCGACACCGAGATGCTTGGGCAAATACGGATAAAAAGATTGAGGAAATCATAGTGCGAGGCGGAGAAACTTATTACGATACAGTTGTTTATACACATCATGGCCCAGTGACTTATGATGCCAGCTTTTCTGGAAATAAAGAGCTGATCGGTTATGCCATGAAATGGGCGGGGCATCTTGGCGGTAATAATCAGCAGACACTGCTTGAACTAAATAAAGCCAAGAATTATGACGAGTATAAGTCGGCACTTAAGCATTTCGTTGCGCCAGCGCAGAATTTCATTTTCTCATCTCGAGAAGGAGATATAGCACTTTGGGTTCAAGGTAAATTCCCCAACAAGTGGAAAGGTCAAGGGAAATTTCTATTAGACGGGAACAATCCCGATCATGACTGGAGAGCCTTTATCCCCCAAGAACACAATGCGCATATCAAAAACCCTAAGAGAGGCTTTGTCAGCTCTGCCAATCAGCATCCCACTGATGCTTCATACCCTTATTATGTTTTCAATGATGGATATGAGGCTTATAGAAATCGAGTAATCAATGACTTTTTCAGGTCAAGAGAAAAGTTTGACGTGCAAGACTTCAAGGACCTTCACAACAACAATTACAATTTGAAGGCAGCCGAACTATTGCCACATATGATAGCAAACATTGACATCACTCAACTCAGCCCTGAGGAAGAAAAGCTATTCGGTGAAGTATCTAGCTGGAACTATTACAATGACATTGACAAAAATGGCGCGACAATTTGGGAACGCTGGTGGATAAGAATCAGAAATATGGTCTGGGATGAGCTCGCAGAAGATGATGTCGACATGCCCTACCCCTTTGCCTATCAAACCATTTATTTGCTGAAGAACAACCCTGAGGATAAGTTTATGGACATTATGGAAACGGATAAAGTTGAAACTGCAAACGATCTTTTCCTTTTAAGTTTTAAAGAAGCTGCCAAAGACATTAAGAACTGGAAAGAAAATAATGAAGGTTTTAACTGGGGTGACTACAAGTCTACTTATGTAGGTCATATTCTTCAGGCCTTACCGGCATTCTCAAGGTTCAATTTACCAATTGGAGGGAACAGTGGAATTGTCAATGCGACAAGTCGAAATCATGGGCCCTCCTGGCGAATGATAGTCGAGATGTCAGACCCACCAAAAGCTCTAGGCATATACCCTGGTGGGCAATCGGGCAACCCTGGCAGTAAATACTATGACAATTTTGTCGACACATGGGCCAATGGAGAGTATTTGGAAATTCTCTTCATGCAAGACGAGTCTAATACGAGTGGAATCATGTTCTCACAAACTTTAACACCGAAACAATGAAAAGCGCACTATCAAACTTTATTCTTACTATAGTTCTCGCCCTGGTGCTTTCCTTGTTTTTACCTTGGTGGTCTATCATGCTGGCAGCATTTATATCTAGTGCAATCGTTCGCTTAAGAAAAGCATCTGCATTCTTTGTTCCCTTCTTAGCAATAGCCGTATTTTGGATAATATACGCCTGGTTATTGAGCAGCGCGAACGACTTCATTTTAGCTAAAAAGGTAGCAGTACTACTTAGTCTTGGAGGAAATGCCTTGGTGCTAATTTTGGTCACAGGGGTCGTTGGCGGACTTGCTGCAGGGGTTGCAGGAGTTTTTGGCAACCAATGCCGGGCAATTTTTAGCCAGAACGATCAATGAATCAGACCACATCGGAAGTCCAGCATTTTGTAATTGATTTTGACAGTACATTCACCAAGGTTGAGGCCCTAGATATTCTTGGTGAAATCTCATTAGAAAACCATCCAGAAAAAGACAAACGCCTTCAGTTGATCAAAGATGTGACTGACAAGGGCATGGCTGGGGAAATGTCTCTAAGAGAATCCCTAGAATCAAGGATCAATATTCTTGATGCACACCAGTCTCACTTGGATGAATTAGTTAGGCGCTTGAGCAAATTGGTGTCAAAGTCGATTTCAAGAAATCAGACGTTTTTTGAGCACAATGCCGCCAATACCTTCATTGTTTCTAATGGATTCAAGGAATTTATCGTACCCGTGGTAACGCAACTCGGTATACGCCCTGAACATGTCTTTGCCAATGACTTCATCTTCGATGACAACGGTGCAATCATTGATTTTAATAGGGAAAATGTACTGTCCTCCAATGGAGGGAAAGTGAAACAAATAGAGCAGCTAAGCCTTAAGGGAAACGTCCATATGATTGGTGATGGTTACACCGATTATGAGGTAAGGAAAGCTGGTGCCGCCAATACTTTCTATGCCTATACAGAAAATATCGAACGGGACAGTGTGAAGGCGCATGCTGATCATATAGCCCCTAGTTTTGACGAAATACTATTCCATAATAATATGAGTGGAGCTTTATCATACCCAAAGAATCGAATCAAGATGCTCTTATTGGAGAGCGTTCACCCCAAAGCCTTAGCCAAACTAAAAGAGGATGGGTTTTCAGTGGAAAGCTATCCAGCGGGATTAGATGAGGATGAACTATCGGAAAAGATAAAGGGTATTCGAGTGCTCGGTATTAGATCGAAGACCCAAGTCACAGCAAAAGTCCTTGATCATGCCGATAAACTCATGGCAATTGGTGCCTTCTGCATTGGCACCAACCAAATTGACTTAGAGGCCGCATTAAATAAAGGTGTGGCAGTTTTTAACGCTCCATACAGTAATACTAGATCTGTCGTAGAACTTGCCATAGCGGAGATCATTATGCTAATGCGTGGCATCCCTGACAAGAGCAAGGATATGCATCAGGGCAAATGGTCTAAAACCGCCAATAGCAGTTATGAAATCCGAGGTAAGAAGCTTGGCATCATTGGTTATGGCAACATAGGTGCACAGCTTTCAGTACTGGCAGAGAACCTCGGGATGAATGTTTTCTACTATGACATTGAAGAACGTTTGGCACTGGGGAATGCTACAAAGTGTAACTCCCTTCAGGAACTTCTTGAACTGGCTGATGTAGTTTCCCTACATGTCGATGGAAGACCTGAAAACAAGAACATTTTCAGAAAAGAGCATTTCGAAATGATGAAAGATGGAGCCGTCTTTCTAAACCTTGCTAGAGGACCTGTGGTGGATATCCCTGCCCTTAAGGAAGCTGTCTCAAGTGGGAAAGTTAGAGGAACTGGTGTAGACGTATTCCCTGAGGAACCAAAGAGTAATAATGATCCGTTTAATTCTGAGTTAATTGGATTACCGAACACAATTTTAACACCACACATCGGTGGCAGTACTCAAGAAGCCCAAGAGAACATTGGTGACTTTGTTCCAGGCAAAATCATGGATTACATTAACACTGGCAACACTGCGCTTAGTGTTAACTTCCCTAATCTCACCCTGCCTCCTCTCGAAAATGCGCATAGACTCATTCACATTCATGAGAATAAACCAGGTGTATTGGCGGAGATTAATAATGTTTTGGCCGCACATGAAGCCAACATTGTGGGGCAATACCTGAAAACCAATGAGTCTATAGGCTATGTGATTACCGATATAGATAAGGAGTACGGCAAAGACCTGGCAAAAGCACTGAAGAAGATCGAACACACGATCAAATTCAGAGTCTTATACTAAGTCACCGTTAAAAGTCTATTCCTACTTATTGACATAGTTCCGGTTGCGATCCAGTTAGAATTATGCTAGTTTTTAGCATAATTGAAACCTTAGACTATGAACAATAAATTCAAGCAACTTCTGTCTTTAGTTGCACTGGCAGCGCTTTTAGTTACCCAGGCCTGCTCTCCCAAAACTGGACCCGATACCATATTCATAAATGGCGAGGTCTACACAGTAGACAACGACAATTCCAAAGTCCAAGCAGTGGCTGTGACTAATGGAATGATTGAGGCTGTTGGAACGACCGATGAGATCAGCAAGCTGGCTGGGTCAAATACAAAGATTGTAGACCTAGCAGGAATGACGATGACACCCGGCATCATTGAATCACATGCCCATTTGATGGGAATTGGTTATAACAAGCTTGAGCTCGACTTAATGTATGTCAAAACATATGACGAGTTAGTAGAAAAAGTAGCTGAGGCTGTAGCCAAAGCTGAACCTGGTCAATGGATTACTGGACGCGGATGGCATCAGGATAAATGGATAGAAAAACCAGACGTAATGGAAAAAGGCTTCCAAACTCATGACAAGATGAGTGCTGTGAGTCCTGACAACCCAGTATATCTGCGCCATGCTAGTGGACATGCGACCTTCGCAAACGCCAAGGCTATGGAAATGGCCGGCATCAACCGTTTAAGCATTGAAAGCCTATCGGGCGAAGTTGAAGGTGGAGAAATTATTAAGGATAAGCTTGGCAACCCGACTGGTGTTTTCACCGAAAGGGCCTCCTCGATTGTTGGTAAGCTGGTACCACAAGAAACACCTGAGCGTGCCGATCAAGCCCTAGAAATGGCTATCCAAGAGCTATTAGAAAAAGGAATTACAAGTTTTCACGATGCAGGATCAGGTCAGGCTTTCATTGACAGATTGCAAAGGTTCAAAGCAGAAGGAAAACTAAAGGTCCGTCAGTATGTAATGCTTACAGGTCGTCAACCCGAGTTGCTCGAAGAATGGTATGAAAAAGGACCAATGATTGACCCTGACCATATGGTTACTGTGCGCTCGATCAAACTCAACTGTGATGGTGCCTTAGGCCCTAGAGGTGCTTGGTTGTTAGAGGCGTATACTGATCGTCCTGACCATTATGGACACGAGACTCTACCCATGGAAACGGTAAATACTGTTTCAGAAAAGGCCTTGGCCACAGGTTTTCAGGTTTGTTCTCATGCTATTGGCGATAGAGCAAACCGTGAAATACTGGATCGATACGAAGCCTCATTTAAGAAGTACCCTAACATCAACCCAAAGGATGTAAGGTTTAGAATAGAGCATGCTCAACACTTGAATGTGGATGACATTCCTCGCTTTGGTCAAATGGGCGTGATTGCGGCTATGCAAGCCGTGCATATGAGTTCTGATAGACCTTGGGCAATTGACCGATTAGGAAAAGCCAGAATTGAAGAGGGTGCTTATGTATGGCAAAAGCTATTGCAATCAGGCGCTAAGATTATTAACGGAACCGATGCTCCAGTTGAACCAGTTGATCCCCTACCATCATTCTTTGCATCTGTAGCCCGAAAAACACTTCAGGGCTTTCCTGAAGGAGGCTTTGAGCCTGACCAATCTATGTCAAGAGACGAAGCCTTAAGATCATTTACAATTGATGCTGCTTTTGGTGAGTTTGAAGAAGATTTCAAAGGATCGATTGAAGTTGGTAAAGCTGCTGATTTTACTGTATTCGATAAGAACATTATGACTATTCCTGAAATGGAAATTCTGGACACAAAAGTGGCTATGACTATTATCAATGGAGAAATCCTTTACGAAAAAGGAGAATAGTCACCATAAACTTCTGATAAAAGCACGACCCTAAAGGTTCGTGCTTTTTTTATCTCCTTTTTGTCAAGATCACTACGAGCTTTTTTAACTTCACCTTTGATGACGCAAGACCTGTTCGATCACTATCGGCTAACGAACTGCTCACTTAAGACCATGGAAGGTTATATAAGTGAAAACTACTTGGTCTCATCAGATCAAGGGAAATATGTATTGAAAGTGTATGATTATTCTGCTCAAACCGAAGCAGAAATTATTGCTGAAACAGAGTTTGTTAATCGTCTGACCCACCTTACAGCCAATCAGGTTTCACGGCCGATAAAGAATCAGGATAATGAATTGCTAACACGAACAGCCGATGATAAAATACTTAGGCTACTCTCGTTTGTAGAAGGCACCTTCTTAGCCGAAGCGCAACATACACCTGAGTTATTTCAGTCACTCGGCAGTTTTATGGCAGAGATAGATTTAAAACTGGCATCATTTAGAAATCCAGGCATAGAAAGCCGAAGGTTAGAATGGGATTTGCAAAACCTGTCGCTTATAAAATCGCTTATTGAGCACATCAAGGACCCTTCTCGGAGAAAGCTAGTAAAGCACTTTTTTATTCAATGGGATTTGAATGTGGCTCCTGTACGCCCACGACTCAGACAGTCGGTTATTCATAACGATGGTAACGATTGGAATGTCCTAACCAAAGACAATCGGGTCACCGGGATAATTGACTTTGGTGACTCAGTCTATACTCAATTGATCAATGAGTTAGCAATTACCATCACCTATGCCATTTTCGACAAAGAAGACCCATTGACATGGGCAGTGTATACCACAAATGGGTATCACCAAAAATATCCTCTTGAGAGAAGGGAATTAGAAGTTCTATACTATCTGATTGCCGGGAGACTAATTACAAGTGTTTGCAAATCGGCAC
Coding sequences:
- a CDS encoding penicillin acylase family protein; this translates as MKQFKFILSLVLTIAIFYGMDNKFGSIPPIGKFLNPYTGVWQNETSTEGFQDLQNLEGLSQPVNVHYDQALIPHVFAQNDRDLYRAQGYITAQHRLWQLEFQTHASAGRLSEIVGSAALDFDRGQRRKGMVFGAENALKTMQEFPELVKNLEAYRDGVNSYIENLSPADYPLEYKLLDYQPEPWTLKKTALLLMYMTDMLAGGESDLEYTNFLKKYGQERFDLFFPDFYDVNDPVIPSERNWEDFGEVEVPEVPEGELPKEYVSGLLPKPHPDNGSNNWAVGPDKSYSGNPILANDPHLGLNLPSIWYAMQLATPEKNTFGVTLPGAAGIVIGFNNDISWGVTNATRDVKDWYKINFEDESRDRYRHRDAWANTDKKIEEIIVRGGETYYDTVVYTHHGPVTYDASFSGNKELIGYAMKWAGHLGGNNQQTLLELNKAKNYDEYKSALKHFVAPAQNFIFSSREGDIALWVQGKFPNKWKGQGKFLLDGNNPDHDWRAFIPQEHNAHIKNPKRGFVSSANQHPTDASYPYYVFNDGYEAYRNRVINDFFRSREKFDVQDFKDLHNNNYNLKAAELLPHMIANIDITQLSPEEEKLFGEVSSWNYYNDIDKNGATIWERWWIRIRNMVWDELAEDDVDMPYPFAYQTIYLLKNNPEDKFMDIMETDKVETANDLFLLSFKEAAKDIKNWKENNEGFNWGDYKSTYVGHILQALPAFSRFNLPIGGNSGIVNATSRNHGPSWRMIVEMSDPPKALGIYPGGQSGNPGSKYYDNFVDTWANGEYLEILFMQDESNTSGIMFSQTLTPKQ
- the serA gene encoding phosphoglycerate dehydrogenase, yielding MNQTTSEVQHFVIDFDSTFTKVEALDILGEISLENHPEKDKRLQLIKDVTDKGMAGEMSLRESLESRINILDAHQSHLDELVRRLSKLVSKSISRNQTFFEHNAANTFIVSNGFKEFIVPVVTQLGIRPEHVFANDFIFDDNGAIIDFNRENVLSSNGGKVKQIEQLSLKGNVHMIGDGYTDYEVRKAGAANTFYAYTENIERDSVKAHADHIAPSFDEILFHNNMSGALSYPKNRIKMLLLESVHPKALAKLKEDGFSVESYPAGLDEDELSEKIKGIRVLGIRSKTQVTAKVLDHADKLMAIGAFCIGTNQIDLEAALNKGVAVFNAPYSNTRSVVELAIAEIIMLMRGIPDKSKDMHQGKWSKTANSSYEIRGKKLGIIGYGNIGAQLSVLAENLGMNVFYYDIEERLALGNATKCNSLQELLELADVVSLHVDGRPENKNIFRKEHFEMMKDGAVFLNLARGPVVDIPALKEAVSSGKVRGTGVDVFPEEPKSNNDPFNSELIGLPNTILTPHIGGSTQEAQENIGDFVPGKIMDYINTGNTALSVNFPNLTLPPLENAHRLIHIHENKPGVLAEINNVLAAHEANIVGQYLKTNESIGYVITDIDKEYGKDLAKALKKIEHTIKFRVLY
- a CDS encoding amidohydrolase, yielding MNNKFKQLLSLVALAALLVTQACSPKTGPDTIFINGEVYTVDNDNSKVQAVAVTNGMIEAVGTTDEISKLAGSNTKIVDLAGMTMTPGIIESHAHLMGIGYNKLELDLMYVKTYDELVEKVAEAVAKAEPGQWITGRGWHQDKWIEKPDVMEKGFQTHDKMSAVSPDNPVYLRHASGHATFANAKAMEMAGINRLSIESLSGEVEGGEIIKDKLGNPTGVFTERASSIVGKLVPQETPERADQALEMAIQELLEKGITSFHDAGSGQAFIDRLQRFKAEGKLKVRQYVMLTGRQPELLEEWYEKGPMIDPDHMVTVRSIKLNCDGALGPRGAWLLEAYTDRPDHYGHETLPMETVNTVSEKALATGFQVCSHAIGDRANREILDRYEASFKKYPNINPKDVRFRIEHAQHLNVDDIPRFGQMGVIAAMQAVHMSSDRPWAIDRLGKARIEEGAYVWQKLLQSGAKIINGTDAPVEPVDPLPSFFASVARKTLQGFPEGGFEPDQSMSRDEALRSFTIDAAFGEFEEDFKGSIEVGKAADFTVFDKNIMTIPEMEILDTKVAMTIINGEILYEKGE